In the Pongo abelii isolate AG06213 chromosome 9, NHGRI_mPonAbe1-v2.0_pri, whole genome shotgun sequence genome, TCCTGTACCAGTGGTGAGAGGCCTGCCCTGGCTCCTGCGCCCCCTGCCGAGGCAGCTTCATTGAGGCCCTCCCCTGCGCCCCCTGCCCCCAAGCCCTACTGCCCAGCCCCAGGTGTCgagcctccttccccagccccctctGGCCTGGGCCCCACTGATCCAACTCTGCCTGCTTCTGAGCAGCGTCCCGGAGACGGTGCGCATTCTGGGCAGCCTGCTGGCCATACTGCTGCTCTTTGCCCTGACGGCAGCGCTGGTCAAGGTGGACATGAGCCCCGGACCCTTCTTCTCCATCACCATGGCCTCCGTCTGCTTCATCAACTGTGAGCacctccaccccctccccagccagCCCATGCAGGGCTTCAACCTGGCCTCATCACTGAAAGGGCCCAGCATATCTGAGAAGGGCAGACAGCATCATGGTTGCTCATATCCctggtgaagaaactgaggcccacagggaGGGGAAGAGTCACTTGTCCGGTGACCTAGGAGCAGGCCTCCTGGTCAGCAGCCCCACAGACCAATGGCTGCACCTCAGAAGAGGGCTGAATGGCGGGTGTTGCCCCCGAGTGCCCAGAGTCCCCTGTGTATCCTGCCGgcacctcctccagggagcctcTGAGTCTTGCCTAGTTGAGCAGCAGCCCCCATCCCTGTCCTCCACAGCCTTCAGTGCAGTCCTACAGGGCAGCCTCTTCGGGCAGCTGGGCACCATGCCCTCCACCTACAGCACCCTCTTCCTCAGCGGCCAGGGCCTGGCTGGGATCTTTGCTGCCCTTGCCATGCTCCTGTCCATGGCCAGTGAGTGCACTTGGGTAGCTAGAGGGCTGGGGTGGCCTCTGAGGTTTGGGGAACAGAGAGGGCATGTGAGAGCAAGACACATGGGTTCTGGGTGAAGATGGAGGCAAGCGGGTGATATGGAAATGGGGATTGGGTCTGGGGCTAGGGAGTGGGGCTCATGGGCCCTGCAGTGAGGAGTAGTAACCAAGTGAGGACTGGGTTAACTCAGGGACAGGGGCAGGATTCCTGGGGCTAATACTGGCATGTGGCAGCAGGTTGAAGTTGAAGGATGAAGGGATGGGTTTGGGATTCAGATAGTTTTGGGTTTGAATCTGCTTCACCGCTTACCAGCTAGGGGCGTTAGACAGGGCTTGTCACCTCTCTGTGCTGGTTTCCCCACCGACGTGATTGGTATAGCTCCCTGCTCAGATTGTAATGAGCATGCAGTAAGAGAAGgctcctggcacatagtatgtgctcaacAAAAATGACACATAGGGGAAAGTGAGAGAAGTGCAGGGCTGCTCTGGGGGCCCTGCACAAGATTCCCATTTGTCAGTGAAAGGAGAAGCGGAAGAGGCTGGGAGTGGGTCTAAGAAGTACACAATGGGAAGTGGGACGAGTTGGAAGCCCTGTGGGAGCTGGCGGGACCAGGTGCCTCTCTTCTGCAGCTGAAGTTTCTCCGCAGGTGGTGTGGATGCCGAGACCTCTGCCCTGGGGTACTTTATCACGCCCTGTGTGGGCATCCTCATGTCCATCATGTGTTACCTGAGCCTGCCTCACCTGGTGAGCCTGCTGTTGGGCTCGAGGCCCCACCTCAAAGCATCTTGGATAGAGTCCTGAGTCTGAGGCCCTGAGAGAGGCCAGGGGAGGTGGAGGAGAACTGGTCTCAGCCCTGACCCCCAGAGAAGACACTGAGGGGCCCCAGCCTCCGGGCCGATGGTATGGGGAGGGATCCAGACACCTCAGGCAAGCCAGGCAGGCCCAACACTTTCCTGTCCTTCTGCAGAAGTTTGCCCGCTACTACCTCGCCAATAAACCATCCCAGGCCCAagctcaggagctggagaccaaaGCTGAGCTCCTCCAGTCTGGTAAGCCCTGAGACCCTCCTGGGGAGGTGGGAGATGCAGAGGAAGCTACAGTCACCTCCCCTGGGAAGCTGTTCCCTCTGTTCCCAGCCAGAGCCCACCCCTAGTAGCCTTGTGCCAACAGGAAGAACATGAAGGGAAGTTGGTAGGATTAAAGTCATCCCTGCTGTtgtttgggcctcagtttccacctctataaaatggggaggCAATAGAGCTTCCATACATGCAAACTTTGGATCTGAAGACCTCTGAATTTGAATACTGGTTTCACAACATCCCAGCGGTGTGGCCTGAAACAAACCACTTAGCCACTGcacctctctgaacttcaatgTGTCATTTGTAAAGCAATGGTAATGAAATAATCCATCTAAGGTGCTTCACTCATCACCCGATCCATGCATGTGCTTCCTGGTAGCTATGCATATTTCCATCATTAATTCCCTTCGCCTGCAGCCTGGGCTGGAGgaagatcactttttttttttttttttggagggggaggttgttgttattttgaggcaggatctcactctgtcacctgggctgcacTGCAGCGCAATCACAACTcaactgcagcctcgacctcctgggctcaagtgatccgcctcaatctcctgagcagctgggactataggtgcaggctgccatgcctggctaatttttgtatttttgtagagatggggattcaccatgttgcccaggctggtctcgaactcctgggctcaagcaatatggccgccttggtctcccaaagtgttgggattacaggcgtgagccaccatgcccggctgaggaTCACTTGTTTTAACTGCTGGGAATCTCCTTCGTTGGGCCTGGCTGTCAGGAAACCTGGGTCACAAGCATGACCCTTCCCCGTCCCCCCTCACCCCAGATGAGAACGGGATTCCCAGTAGTCCCCAGAAGGTAGCTCTGACCCTGGATCTTGACCTGGAGAAGGAGCCGGAATCAGAGCCAGATGAGCCCCAGAAGCCAGGAAAACCTTCAGTCTTCACTGTCTTCCAGAAGGTTTGGCTTGGATATAGCCCCCAATCACCATCTCTGGGGAAGAATGGGGCTCACATTGACTCCCCCAAGGTCATAGGGTCATAGTGGGTCAGGGACACAGCTGGGCCAGGCCCCAGGTGTCCTGCTCCCAGATGGGGCTTGGGCAAGAGGGTAGGGCCCTGGGCCTGCCCTGCCTGCTCACACCCCTGCCTCTGGCTCCCAGATCTGGCTGACAGCGCTGTGCCTTGTGTTGGTCTTCACAGTCACCCTGTCTGTCTTCCCCGCCATCACAGCCATGGTGACCAGCTCCACCAGTCCCGGGAAGTGGAGTGAGTGTCGGGGTGGACAACACGGCAGGGCAGGGGGCACAAAGGGGAGAGGACGGGAGAGGGGAGTTGGGGACCAGTAGGAGCTGCAGCCGTTTCCCTCCCAGGTCAGTTCTTCAACCCCATCTGCTGCTTCCTCCTCTTCAACATCATGGACTGGCTGGGACGGAGCCTGACCTCTTACTTCCTGTGGGTAAGCACACCAGGGCTGGGTGATCCGATGTTTTAGGAAGCAGTTTGGGATCCAAGGGCTTGAAAGAGCATGGAGGTGATTTTCCGGTAGTCCAAGTGGCCTGGCAATGGAACCACTGGCCAAGCGGCAGGGAGCACTTGGGCCCTGGAGGCGTGCAGGCCAGGGCTTgcactgtgagctccttgaaagCAAAAGTCATGTCCAGTTGacctctgtgtccccagcatcCAGCCTTCGCTGCTCAGAGAATGTTACATGGAGGTTCCTGCACCAGGTGAGGGACTGAGCAAGAGTCTTAGTTTTGGGGTTGGTTTTAGCCATGGTgctgtattttaaatgaaatcttcCAAAGAGACAATATATAAAGCAGGTGAAAGAGGAGCTGGTCTCGTCCAAGTCAGGACAGGAGCTGATCTACAGCTTCCAATCCCACTCAGAAACCCCATCTGCCCCCAGGAGGGTGTGTGGAACCACCAGTGGGTGCTATGAGGAACCAAGTATGTAAACTGTAGATGCTGTGGAGAGCACAAGCTGGAGCCTGGGAGAGGCAGAGGTGAGCCCCAGGTCAGTCCCTGATTGCTGGGTGGACTTGGCCCAGGCCCCAGCGCTGGGTCCTCCCTCACTGGCTCACCGGGTAAGTCAGGTCAGAGGAGCTCAGGGGGTGACAGATGGTTCTATCCTATgggtgggccaggcgtggtggctcacacctgtaatcccagcactttgggaggccgaggcaggtggatcgcgaggtcaggagttcgagaccagcctggccaacatggtgaaaccccgtctctactaaaaagataacaataagccaggtgtggtggtgcatgcctgtaatcccagggaggcagaggctgcagtgagccgagattgcaccactgctctccagcctgggagacagagcgagactctgtctcaaaaaaaacaaaaaaaaaacctctaaaatctgagcactttgggaggccaaggcaagaggatcacttgagctcaggagttcaaaaccagcctgggcaacacagtgagaccttgtctgtacacagacacacacacacacacacacatacatttttaatgaaataaatagaggccaggtgtggtggctcatgcctgtaatcccagcactttgggaggctgaggcaggtggatcacttgaggtcagaagttcaagaccagcctggccaacatgatgaaacccggctctactaaaaatacaaaaattatctgggcatagtggtggcgggcgcctatagtcccagctactcaggaggctaaagcaggaggatttcttgaacccaggaggtggaggttgcagtgagctgagatcagggccactgcactccagcctgggcaacagagcgagactcatctaaaaaaaaaaaaaaaaagtactctatGGGTGTCCTGAGATGCCCTGGAGCAGAGACCTGGCTCCAGGGACCATGCTGACCCCAGCCTCTACCACAGCCAGACGAGGACAGCCGGCTGCTGCCCCTGCTGGTCTGCCTGCGGTTCCTGTTCGTGCCCCTCTTCATGCTGTGCCACGTGCCCCAGAGGTCCCGGCTGCCCATCCTCTTCCCGCAGGATGCCTACTTCATCACCTTCATGCTGCTCTTTGCCGTTTCTAATGGCTACCTGGTGTCCCTCACCATGTGCCTGGCGCCCAGGTCCGGgggaatggggtggggtgggggactgggagtggggaggtgggTTCAGTCTTTGGGAAGGGACCGTCTGCAAGGGAGGGACGACCCATCCTGCTTCCCGCCAGCCCAACCCTAGCTGTCTGCAGGCCTTGCTGGCGCCCCCTGCTGGGCCAAGCCTTAACTGTAGGGGAGAGGAGAACTGGGCTAGGGAGGCACCTGCCCAACCAAGTAGCCCGGGCACTGGTTCTGGGGCCGCCTCAATGTGCCTCAGTatccccatctgtaaaaaatgGGTTGAACTGTCATCCCTCAGGGCCCATCTAGCTGTAAAATTCTCAGTTGAAGGAGAGCTAAGGTTTTGACCAAAAACAAGGTCATGGGCTATTTCCTCAaggggcaatggagtggagaatCCAGAGAGAATGAAGCTGGCAGGGCAGACAGGCTGAGAGCACTGTGGAAAGGGCAGGCTGTGGAATCTGGAATCCCATCATGTTAGACCCAGAGGCCCTGACAGACATCCTTATCCAGCAGCCTCATTTACAGACCAGGAAACTGAAGCCCGGAAAGAAAGGGGCCAGTTATGGTGACAGAGGGGTTGAGTCAGAGCCCAGACTGGATGGGGAGAGGGCAGTGGAGCTGGGTCCAGATTTAGACCCAGCATTTTCTAAGAGCTCCTGTTCCCGGGTGTTCTAGGCAGGTGCTGCCACACGAGAGGGAGGTGGCCGGCGCCCTCATGACCTTCTTTCTGGCCCTGGGACTTTCCTGTGgagcctccctctccttcctcttcaaGGCGCTGCTCTGAAGCGGCCCCTCCAGGCTCTTTGGCAGCCTCTTCTCGACGTCTCCTTCCGGAGCTGAGATCCAGCCCAGGGTGAATGGCGAGCTTGGCTCAGGCCTCTGCGGGGTGGAGGCCCCTGGGCCTGGGGCTGCCAGCAGGGGGCAGGAGCTGCTCTTCATCCACTTGGAGTGCTGCGGGGAAGAAATCACCACCGGTCATTCTAACCCTCACCCAGGAATGGGGGTGACTTGCACAAGACCTCATGGAAAGGGTGATGACTAAGGAAAACAGGGTGCAGGGCACGGCCGCTCCCCACCACCAGGTCTGCATTTATTCATCATCACCAGGAGCAGAGGCGACCAGAGGGTTCAGAGTGGGAGGCGGGGCCAGCCCAGGCCAGGAGCGCTTCATCTTCGCAGGCCTCAGCCACCCCGAGTAAAAGGTGCCAGGGAAGTTGTGCACCTGGGAGGAGGAACAGGTGTGGAGGACCTGAGGGTGCTCAAAGGGCTAGGCTCAGCCTCAAGCAGTGTTTTCATTGCCAACACTTACTGTACCCACTCTGCAGAGCCCAGCTGGGCCCGGGCCCCAGAGCCGAGCTAGCCTGCATGTGTGCACTGCACTTTACAGTTTGCAAAGCTCTTCCATACCCACTCTCTCACCGAAGCCTAATTGAGGCCCTTGGAAGGAGCCAGGCAACGATTGTGCTTCCCCCATTATACAGGTGACGAAACTGAGTCCTGAGGAAAGTGACTGGTCCGTGGTAGAGCCAGGACCCaaccccctctccctcctccctgtagGTGCTGTTCTTCCTGCCCAACAcctgtttctcttttcctcaagGGGTTCGGGGCAGGAGCCCTGGGCACTTACTCCCCGTTTTTGCTGTTTCTCCTTCTGACCCTGCTCTTGGGTCTAATAACAACCCCATTTATTTGTATGATGCGTTCACCAAGTCTTTATTTCTGAAGTGCTGTTGGCTCTATTGGCCTCAGTGAACTGGGTGGGGTCAGAAGGATTGTACCCCCTTGACAGGTGGGATGACTGAGGCCCCGAGAGGGGTAGGGATTGGTGGGCATCTCTGTGCTGGGTCCTCTGGACCATATAATAGCTGGGGGGTACTGACCTGCAAGGAATCCTGAGCTCCTGGGCAGAGCACCTAGTTGGATGGACAACTATTGCTCTCCCACTCCATGAGCCCCTGGGCTCTCACCAGCATCCTCTGCTTCCCCAGGATAGCTCCTCCTTGGAAATCTGGCCTTAGAGAGGCAGTCAGTGTGGGCAGGGCTTTGGCGACCCCACCGATTCTATAGACCGATGGAGGAAAGGCCTGCTTCACCACACACCTATACTACCCTGCCTGTCCCAGAGAAAAGCAAGGGTTTCTGCCCACCCGCCTTTGTGAACATTCGCTGAGCACCTATTAGATATCAGGCGCTCAGCCAGCACACGCCACCTGCTCAGAAGCCACAGGGGCTTTTTGGCATCACGGAGGAAGATAGGCAAGATATGACCTTGGTTGCTGAAATAAGCCACAGGGCAGACCCCAAGGAGGGATTCATTCCTTTGAGCACTGTTCACAGACAGCTGCCCCGAGCCAGGCCCT is a window encoding:
- the SLC29A2 gene encoding equilibrative nucleoside transporter 2 isoform X2, with product MARGDAPRDSYHLVGISFFILGLGTLLPWNFFITAIPYFQARLAGASNSTARILSTNHTGPEDAFNFNNWVTLLSQLPLLLFTFLNSFLYQCVPETVRILGSLLAILLLFALTAALVKVDMSPGPFFSITMASVCFINSFSAVLQGSLFGQLGTMPSTYSTLFLSGQGLAGIFAALAMLLSMASGVDAETSALGYFITPCVGILMSIMCYLSLPHLKFARYYLANKPSQAQAQELETKAELLQSDENGIPSSPQKVALTLDLDLEKEPESEPDEPQKPGKPSVFTVFQKIWLTALCLVLVFTVTLSVFPAITAMVTSSTSPGKWSQFFNPICCFLLFNIMDWLGRSLTSYFLWPDEDSRLLPLLVCLRFLFVPLFMLCHVPQRSRLPILFPQDAYFITFMLLFAVSNGYLVSLTMCLAPRQVLPHEREVAGALMTFFLALGLSCGASLSFLFKALL
- the SLC29A2 gene encoding equilibrative nucleoside transporter 2 isoform X5, with the translated sequence MARGDAPRDSYHLVGISFFILGLGTLLPWNFFITAIPYFQARLAGASNSTARILSTNHTGPEDAFNFNNWVTLLSQLPLLLFTFLNSFLYQCVPETVRILGSLLAILLLFALTAALVKVDMSPGPFFSITMASVCFINSFSAVLQGSLFGQLGTMPSTYSTLFLSGQGLAGIFAALAMLLSMASGVDAETSALGYFITPCVGILMSIMCYLSLPHLKFARYYLANKPSQAQAQELETKAELLQSVTLSVFPAITAMVTSSTSPGKWSQFFNPICCFLLFNIMDWLGRSLTSYFLWPDEDSRLLPLLVCLRFLFVPLFMLCHVPQRSRLPILFPQDAYFITFMLLFAVSNGYLVSLTMCLAPRSGGMGWGGGLGVGRWVQSLGRDRLQGRDDPSCFPPAQP
- the SLC29A2 gene encoding equilibrative nucleoside transporter 2 isoform X1, yielding MARGDAPRDSYHLVGISFFILGLGTLLPWNFFITAIPYFQARLAGASNSTARILSTNHTGPEDAFNFNNWVTLLSQLPLLLFTFLNSFLYQCVPETVRILGSLLAILLLFALTAALVKVDMSPGPFFSITMASVCFINSFSAVLQGSLFGQLGTMPSTYSTLFLSGQGLAGIFAALAMLLSMASGVDAETSALGYFITPCVGILMSIMCYLSLPHLKFARYYLANKPSQAQAQELETKAELLQSDENGIPSSPQKVALTLDLDLEKEPESEPDEPQKPGKPSVFTVFQKIWLTALCLVLVFTVTLSVFPAITAMVTSSTSPGKWSQFFNPICCFLLFNIMDWLGRSLTSYFLWPDEDSRLLPLLVCLRFLFVPLFMLCHVPQRSRLPILFPQDAYFITFMLLFAVSNGYLVSLTMCLAPRSGGMGWGGGLGVGRWVQSLGRDRLQGRDDPSCFPPAQP
- the SLC29A2 gene encoding equilibrative nucleoside transporter 2 isoform X6; amino-acid sequence: MARGDAPRDSYHLVGISFFILGLGTLLPWNFFITAIPYFQARLAGASNSTARILSTNHTGPEDAFNFNNWVTLLSQLPLLLFTFLNSFLYQCVPETVRILGSLLAILLLFALTAALVKVDMSPGPFFSITMASVCFINSFSAVLQGSLFGQLGTMPSTYSTLFLSGQGLAGIFAALAMLLSMASGVDAETSALGYFITPCVGILMSIMCYLSLPHLKFARYYLANKPSQAQAQELETKAELLQSVTLSVFPAITAMVTSSTSPGKWSQFFNPICCFLLFNIMDWLGRSLTSYFLWPDEDSRLLPLLVCLRFLFVPLFMLCHVPQRSRLPILFPQDAYFITFMLLFAVSNGYLVSLTMCLAPRQVLPHEREVAGALMTFFLALGLSCGASLSFLFKALL
- the SLC29A2 gene encoding equilibrative nucleoside transporter 2 isoform X7; its protein translation is MARGDAPRDSYHLVGISFFILGLGTLLPWNFFITAIPYFQARLAGASNSTARILSTNHTGPEDAFNFNNWVTLLSQLPLLLFTFLNSFLYQCVPETVRILGSLLAILLLFALTAALVKVDMSPGPFFSITMASVCFINSFSAVLQGSLFGQLGTMPSTYSTLFLSGQGLAGIFAALAMLLSMASGVDAETSALGYFITPCVGILMSIMCYLSLPHLKFARYYLANKPSQAQAQELETKAELLQSDLADSAVPCVGLHSHPVCLPRHHSHGDQLHQSREVESVLQPHLLLPPLQHHGLAGTEPDLLLPVARRGQPAAAPAGLPAVPVRAPLHAVPRAPEVPAAHPLPAGCLLHHLHAALCRF
- the SLC29A2 gene encoding equilibrative nucleoside transporter 2 isoform X4 translates to MARGDAPRDSYHLVGISFFILGLGTLLPWNFFITAIPYFQARLAGASNSTARILSTNHTGPEDAFNFNNWVTLLSQLPLLLFTFLNSFLYQCVPETVRILGSLLAILLLFALTAALVKVDMSPGPFFSITMASVCFINCGVDAETSALGYFITPCVGILMSIMCYLSLPHLKFARYYLANKPSQAQAQELETKAELLQSDENGIPSSPQKVALTLDLDLEKEPESEPDEPQKPGKPSVFTVFQKIWLTALCLVLVFTVTLSVFPAITAMVTSSTSPGKWSQFFNPICCFLLFNIMDWLGRSLTSYFLWPDEDSRLLPLLVCLRFLFVPLFMLCHVPQRSRLPILFPQDAYFITFMLLFAVSNGYLVSLTMCLAPRQVLPHEREVAGALMTFFLALGLSCGASLSFLFKALL
- the SLC29A2 gene encoding equilibrative nucleoside transporter 2 (The RefSeq protein has 2 substitutions compared to this genomic sequence), whose translation is MARGDAPRDSYHLVGISFFILGLGTLLPWNFFITAIPYSQARLAGASNSTARILSTNHTGPEDAFNFNNWVTLLSQLPLLLFTFLNSFLYQCVPETVRILGSLLAILLLFALTAALVKVDMSPGPFFSITMASVCFINSFSAVLQGSLFGQLGTMPSTYSTPFLSGQGLAGIFAALAMLLSMASGVDAETSALGYFITPCVGILMSIMCYLSLPHLKFARYYLANKPSQAQAQELETKAELLQSDENGIPSSPQKVALTLDLDLEKEPESEPDEPQKPGKPSVFTVFQKIWLTALCLVLVFTVTLSVFPAITAMVTSSTSPGKWSQFFNPICCFLLFNIMDWLGRSLTSYFLWPDEDSRLLPLLVCLRFLFVPLFMLCHVPQRSRLPILFPQDAYFITFMLLFAVSNGYLVSLTMCLAPRQVLPHEREVAGALMTFFLALGLSCGASLSFLFKALL
- the SLC29A2 gene encoding equilibrative nucleoside transporter 2 isoform X3, producing MARGDAPRDSYHLVGISFFILGLGTLLPWNFFITAIPYFQARLAGASNSTARILSTNHTGPEDAFNFNNWVTLLSQLPLLLFTFLNSFLYQCVPETVRILGSLLAILLLFALTAALVKVDMSPGPFFSITMASVCFINCGVDAETSALGYFITPCVGILMSIMCYLSLPHLKFARYYLANKPSQAQAQELETKAELLQSDENGIPSSPQKVALTLDLDLEKEPESEPDEPQKPGKPSVFTVFQKIWLTALCLVLVFTVTLSVFPAITAMVTSSTSPGKWSQFFNPICCFLLFNIMDWLGRSLTSYFLWPDEDSRLLPLLVCLRFLFVPLFMLCHVPQRSRLPILFPQDAYFITFMLLFAVSNGYLVSLTMCLAPRSGGMGWGGGLGVGRWVQSLGRDRLQGRDDPSCFPPAQP